In the genome of Falsirhodobacter halotolerans, one region contains:
- the nusB gene encoding transcription antitermination factor NusB — translation MTPAEKRQMKSASRLYAVQALYQMEAAGQTVEAVVKEFTTHRFGAVYDDVEMVEGEPEHFRRLVSEAVNRQARIDQTTDRALVAKWPIARIDPVLRALFRAAGSELVQNDTPPKVVISEFVDVAKAFFPEGKEAKFVNAVLDHMAREIAPDRF, via the coding sequence ATGACTCCGGCCGAAAAGCGCCAGATGAAATCCGCATCGCGTCTTTATGCGGTGCAGGCGCTGTATCAGATGGAAGCGGCGGGCCAGACGGTGGAGGCTGTGGTGAAGGAGTTCACCACCCACCGGTTCGGCGCGGTCTACGACGATGTGGAGATGGTGGAGGGCGAGCCTGAGCATTTCCGCCGTCTGGTGTCCGAGGCGGTGAACCGGCAGGCGCGGATCGACCAGACGACCGACCGCGCCCTTGTGGCAAAATGGCCGATCGCGCGGATCGACCCGGTGCTTCGCGCCCTGTTCCGCGCGGCGGGATCGGAGCTTGTCCAGAACGACACGCCCCCGAAGGTGGTGATCAGCGAATTCGTGGACGTGGCGAAGGCTTTTTTCCCTGAGGGAAAGGAGGCGAAGTTCGTCAACGCGGTGCTGGATCACATGGCCCGAGAGATCGCTCCCGACCGTTTCTGA
- the gph gene encoding phosphoglycolate phosphatase (PGP is an essential enzyme in the glycolate salvage pathway in higher organisms (photorespiration in plants). Phosphoglycolate results from the oxidase activity of RubisCO in the Calvin cycle when concentrations of carbon dioxide are low relative to oxygen. This enzyme is a member of the Haloacid Dehalogenase (HAD) superfamily of aspartate-nucleophile hydrolase enzymes (PF00702).), translated as MTYRRIIFDLDGTLIDTLPEIHDAASALLRDNGLPPLAPSIVRGFIGHGVEALVHRIADHVGGPDDRTPWIEGFGAHYAKVNGQLAKPFGGVVQMLADLSATAAMAVCTNKPEALAREVLEAMNLGPFQTIVGGDSLGVRKPDPAPLRLAASRLGEGPVLYVGDSEVDAETAEAAGIDFALFTGGYRKKAAEDLPHRFVFDDFADLTRLIGA; from the coding sequence ATGACCTACCGCCGTATCATCTTCGATCTGGACGGCACACTGATCGACACCTTGCCGGAAATTCACGACGCGGCGAGCGCGCTTCTGCGCGACAACGGCTTGCCGCCGCTGGCCCCCTCCATCGTGCGGGGGTTCATCGGGCATGGGGTGGAGGCGCTGGTGCACCGGATTGCCGATCATGTCGGCGGGCCGGACGACCGCACACCGTGGATCGAAGGGTTCGGGGCCCATTACGCCAAGGTGAACGGGCAGCTGGCAAAGCCGTTCGGCGGGGTGGTGCAGATGCTGGCCGACCTGTCGGCCACGGCCGCCATGGCCGTCTGCACCAACAAGCCCGAAGCCTTGGCGCGCGAGGTGCTGGAGGCGATGAACCTGGGCCCGTTCCAAACCATCGTCGGCGGGGACAGCCTTGGCGTGCGCAAGCCCGATCCCGCACCGCTGCGGCTGGCGGCAAGCCGGTTGGGCGAGGGGCCGGTGCTCTATGTCGGCGACAGCGAGGTGGATGCCGAGACGGCCGAGGCGGCGGGGATCGACTTTGCTCTGTTCACGGGCGGCTATCGCAAAAAAGCGGCGGAGGATCTCCCCCACCGCTTCGTGTTCGACGATTTCGCGGATCTGACCCGTCTGATCGGGGCTTAG
- a CDS encoding riboflavin synthase — translation MFTGIITDIGTIADLRQDGDLRARIRTAYDTAGIDIGASIACDGVCLTVVALGGDWFDVDISAETVGVTTVGGWSVGAPINLERALRVGDELGGHIVSGHVDGVATITALRREGDSLRLTFRAPDALAKFVAPKGSVALNGTSLTVNEVDGAEFGVNLIPHTQEVTTWGRAVQGQRVNLEVDTMARYVARLGEWA, via the coding sequence ATGTTCACCGGCATCATCACCGACATCGGCACCATCGCGGACCTGCGTCAGGACGGCGATCTGCGCGCCCGCATACGCACCGCCTATGACACGGCGGGCATCGACATTGGCGCCTCCATCGCCTGCGACGGGGTGTGTCTGACGGTCGTGGCGCTGGGCGGCGACTGGTTCGATGTGGACATCTCGGCCGAAACGGTGGGCGTGACGACGGTGGGCGGCTGGTCCGTCGGGGCGCCGATCAACCTGGAGCGTGCGTTGCGGGTGGGGGACGAATTGGGCGGCCACATCGTCTCCGGCCATGTGGACGGGGTGGCGACCATCACGGCCCTGCGGCGCGAGGGCGACAGCCTGCGCCTGACGTTCCGCGCGCCGGACGCGCTGGCGAAGTTCGTGGCCCCCAAGGGGTCGGTCGCGCTGAACGGCACCTCGCTGACCGTGAACGAGGTGGACGGGGCCGAATTCGGCGTGAACCTGATCCCCCACACCCAGGAGGTGACCACCTGGGGGCGGGCCGTGCAGGGGCAGCGCGTGAACCTTGAGGTGGATACGATGGCCCGCTATGTCGCGCGGCTTGGGGAATGGGCATGA
- a CDS encoding cysteine synthase A, with translation MDTRTDLADAIGNTPLIRLRRASEETGCEILGKCEFLNPGQSVKDRAALFIIRDAVARGALRPGGTIVEGTAGNTGIGLALVGASMGFRTVIVIPETQSQEKKDMLRLAGAELVQVPAAPYKNPNNYVRYSQRLAEQLAKTEPNGAIWANQFDNIANRQAHVETTGPEIWKQTDGKVDGFVAAVGSGGTLAGVAMALQPKGVKIALADPEGAALHSFYTTGDFASPGTSITEGIGQGRITANLEGFTPDFSYRISDAEALPIVFDLLEEEGLCVGGSSGINIAGAMRLARDLGPGHRIVTILCDYGNRYQSKLFNPDFLKGKGLPVPEWLDKAPRAIPEVYED, from the coding sequence ATGGACACCCGCACCGATCTTGCCGACGCCATCGGCAATACCCCCCTCATCCGCCTGCGCCGCGCGTCGGAGGAAACGGGCTGCGAGATCCTTGGCAAGTGCGAGTTCCTGAACCCCGGCCAGTCGGTCAAGGACCGCGCGGCGCTGTTCATCATTCGCGATGCGGTGGCCCGCGGCGCGTTGCGGCCCGGCGGCACCATTGTCGAGGGAACGGCGGGCAATACCGGCATCGGCCTCGCCCTGGTGGGGGCGTCGATGGGCTTTCGCACGGTGATCGTGATCCCCGAGACGCAAAGCCAAGAGAAGAAGGACATGCTGCGGCTGGCCGGCGCCGAACTGGTGCAGGTTCCCGCAGCCCCCTACAAGAACCCCAACAACTATGTCCGCTACTCCCAGCGTTTGGCGGAGCAACTGGCGAAGACCGAGCCCAACGGGGCGATCTGGGCCAACCAGTTCGACAACATCGCCAACCGTCAGGCGCATGTTGAAACGACCGGCCCGGAAATATGGAAGCAGACCGACGGCAAGGTGGACGGGTTCGTCGCCGCCGTCGGATCGGGCGGGACGTTGGCCGGCGTGGCCATGGCGCTTCAGCCCAAAGGGGTGAAGATCGCGCTGGCAGACCCCGAGGGGGCGGCGCTTCATTCCTTCTATACCACGGGCGACTTCGCCTCCCCCGGCACGTCGATCACCGAAGGGATCGGCCAAGGGCGGATCACCGCGAACCTTGAAGGATTCACCCCCGACTTCAGCTATCGCATCTCCGACGCCGAAGCGCTGCCGATCGTGTTTGACTTGCTGGAGGAGGAGGGGCTGTGCGTCGGCGGATCCTCGGGCATCAACATCGCGGGTGCGATGCGCCTGGCCCGCGATCTGGGGCCGGGCCACCGGATCGTGACGATCCTGTGCGATTACGGCAACCGATATCAATCCAAGCTGTTCAACCCCGACTTTCTGAAGGGCAAGGGCCTGCCGGTTCCCGAATGGCTGGACAAGGCCCCGCGCGCCATTCCCGAAGTCTACGAGGACTGA
- a CDS encoding GcrA family cell cycle regulator, with protein MSWTDERVETLKRMWTEGQSASQIAKVLGGVTRNAVIGKVHRLGLSNRAAEDEVAVAPEPAKPEPVAEAPAPKEPEPAPRPAAAAPSAPVPLRKPIVPAGQPLPPQPSANEISPEALASVREVEKRARKLTLMDLTERTCKWPIGDPATEEFWFCGLPSTAGKPYCEAHVGVAFQPMSARRDRRR; from the coding sequence ATGTCCTGGACCGATGAACGCGTAGAAACCCTGAAGCGGATGTGGACCGAGGGCCAGTCGGCCAGCCAGATCGCCAAGGTTCTGGGCGGCGTGACCCGCAACGCGGTGATCGGCAAGGTGCATCGCCTTGGCCTGTCGAACCGCGCGGCCGAGGATGAGGTGGCCGTGGCCCCCGAACCCGCGAAACCCGAACCCGTGGCCGAAGCCCCCGCCCCGAAAGAGCCAGAGCCCGCGCCTCGCCCCGCGGCGGCCGCGCCCTCCGCCCCCGTCCCGCTGCGCAAGCCCATCGTGCCCGCAGGCCAGCCCCTGCCCCCGCAACCCTCCGCGAACGAAATCAGCCCCGAAGCGCTGGCCTCGGTCCGGGAGGTGGAGAAGCGCGCCCGCAAGCTGACGCTGATGGATCTGACCGAGCGCACCTGCAAATGGCCGATCGGCGACCCCGCGACCGAGGAGTTCTGGTTCTGCGGCCTCCCCTCCACCGCCGGCAAACCCTATTGCGAGGCGCATGTCGGCGTGGCCTTCCAACCGATGAGCGCGCGGCGCGACCGCCGCCGCTAA
- the ribB gene encoding 3,4-dihydroxy-2-butanone-4-phosphate synthase, protein MSDKTEYSDAISSVAEIIEDARNGRMFILVDHEDRENEGDLVIPAQMCTPEAINFMATHGRGLICLALPSARIEALGLELMSPRNGSRHETAFTLSIEAVDGVTTGISAHDRARTVAVATDPARGAADIRTPGHVFPLRARDGGVLVRAGHTEAAVDVARLAGLNASGVICEIMNEDGTMARLPDLIAFGQKHGIKIGTISDLIAYRRRHDNLVRERDVQPIQSVHGGDWLMRVFTDEPTGTEHIVLTKGDITTPEPVLTRMHVLNPLEDVLATVPERLDEVPQAMRLIAQEGRGVVVLLRDVDAKVPPSGSGAPHTLREYGVGAQILAALGLHNLTLLTNSAAPKVVGLDAYGLTITGTRSIRKD, encoded by the coding sequence ATGTCGGACAAAACGGAATACAGCGACGCGATCTCCTCGGTGGCGGAGATCATCGAGGATGCCCGCAACGGACGGATGTTCATCCTGGTTGATCACGAGGATCGCGAGAACGAGGGCGATCTGGTGATCCCCGCGCAGATGTGCACGCCCGAGGCGATCAATTTCATGGCCACCCATGGGCGCGGGCTCATCTGCCTTGCGCTGCCCTCGGCCCGGATCGAGGCCTTGGGGCTGGAACTGATGTCGCCGCGCAACGGTAGCCGACACGAAACCGCCTTCACCTTGTCGATCGAGGCGGTGGACGGCGTGACGACCGGCATTTCCGCCCATGACCGCGCCCGCACGGTGGCCGTGGCAACCGATCCCGCCCGCGGGGCCGCCGACATCCGCACGCCGGGCCACGTCTTTCCCCTGCGCGCCCGCGACGGCGGCGTTCTGGTCCGCGCGGGCCATACCGAGGCGGCGGTGGATGTCGCGCGTCTGGCGGGGCTGAACGCGTCGGGCGTGATCTGCGAGATCATGAACGAGGACGGGACGATGGCCCGTCTGCCCGACCTGATCGCTTTCGGCCAGAAGCACGGGATCAAGATCGGCACCATCTCCGACCTCATCGCCTATCGTCGTCGGCACGACAATCTGGTGCGCGAACGCGATGTCCAGCCGATCCAGTCGGTTCATGGCGGCGACTGGCTGATGCGGGTGTTCACCGACGAACCCACGGGGACCGAGCATATCGTGCTGACCAAGGGCGACATCACGACGCCCGAACCGGTGCTGACGCGGATGCATGTGCTGAACCCGCTGGAGGATGTTCTTGCCACCGTGCCCGAGCGGTTGGACGAGGTGCCGCAGGCCATGCGCCTGATCGCGCAGGAGGGGCGCGGCGTGGTCGTCCTGCTGCGGGACGTGGATGCCAAGGTGCCGCCTTCGGGCAGCGGGGCGCCGCATACCTTGCGCGAATATGGGGTGGGGGCGCAGATCCTCGCCGCCCTGGGCTTGCACAATTTGACGTTGCTGACCAACTCGGCAGCCCCGAAAGTGGTCGGTCTGGACGCCTATGGGCTGACCATCACCGGCACGCGTTCCATCAGGAAGGACTGA
- a CDS encoding DUF481 domain-containing protein codes for MSKTYKIAGVSALALMLGAAAPALAQSAQDSIVNPNAIDDQIDQQRFNVEQQFDRANDSYRFGSPNYREGLSGSASLGYAGATGNDESQNLNIGARLTHKAGPFSQNLSFLMRFEEDDNESTVKKVYGVYDGLYDFTPRFYGFVMGRVITDGLADEVTDEDLPRGVLESDLTQGERDAIIARKIEQDAFIGIGPGYRIFDQPDLAWRLQAGVGQSYLKFGDGRSESEVGYVLSSRFYWGINENVFVTMDTDALNSDEALRVNNDLGVNFRITDAFSTRVSYLSDYNESRAIRTDNTLGVSLVYGF; via the coding sequence ATGAGCAAGACTTATAAAATCGCAGGCGTTTCGGCGTTGGCCCTTATGCTTGGCGCGGCCGCTCCGGCTTTGGCACAATCCGCACAGGACAGCATCGTCAACCCGAACGCGATCGACGACCAGATCGACCAGCAGCGTTTCAACGTGGAACAGCAGTTCGACCGCGCGAACGACTCCTACCGTTTCGGATCGCCGAACTACCGTGAAGGCCTGTCGGGCAGCGCCTCGCTCGGCTATGCCGGCGCGACCGGCAACGACGAAAGCCAGAACCTGAACATCGGCGCGCGTCTGACGCACAAAGCCGGTCCGTTCTCGCAGAACCTGTCGTTCCTGATGCGCTTCGAGGAAGACGACAACGAGTCGACCGTGAAAAAAGTCTATGGCGTCTATGACGGCCTCTATGACTTCACGCCGCGCTTCTACGGCTTCGTGATGGGCCGTGTCATCACCGACGGTCTGGCCGACGAAGTCACCGACGAAGATCTGCCGCGTGGCGTTCTGGAATCGGACCTGACCCAAGGCGAGCGTGATGCGATCATCGCGCGCAAAATCGAACAGGATGCCTTCATCGGTATCGGTCCGGGCTACCGCATCTTCGACCAGCCGGATCTGGCATGGCGTTTGCAGGCCGGTGTCGGCCAGTCCTACCTGAAGTTCGGCGACGGCCGCAGCGAGTCGGAAGTCGGCTACGTCCTGTCCTCGCGCTTCTACTGGGGCATCAATGAGAACGTGTTCGTGACCATGGACACCGATGCGCTGAACTCCGACGAAGCCCTGCGCGTGAACAACGACCTCGGCGTGAACTTCCGCATCACGGACGCTTTCTCGACCCGCGTCAGCTACCTCTCGGACTACAACGAGAGCCGTGCGATCCGTACCGACAACACGCTGGGCGTGTCGCTGGTTTACGGGTTCTAA
- a CDS encoding capsule biosynthesis protein, whose product MPQTSRHFLFLQGPHGPWFRTLGEGVAASGAKVGRVAFNAGDAAFWPAETLIPFNAPQEDWPATFRALLSERGVTDIVLYGDTRPVHAQAVAIAREVGVTVHVFEEGYLRPHWVTYERGGSNGHSRLMDMSIPEMREALHASGMEMPQAPPRWGDMKQHMFWGAAYHWKVWRGTGYDHFRPHRTLTVAQEFRLYLRRLALMPVHHIERRLATRRIMRGGFPFHLVLLQLEHDASFRMHSPFSTMTDFLEVVTEGFATGAPRHHHLVFKAHPLEDGRVPVAEEVARLARMHGITDRVHFVRGGKLAHLLNDARSAVTVNSTAAQQVLWRGLPLAALGRAVYDKPDFVTPQPLADFFARPQRPDGRAYRVYRHYLLETSQIPGGFYSRRGRHALLRQVVDMMLSDYDPYDALPAGEAAPRQPLRND is encoded by the coding sequence TTGCCGCAGACCTCGCGACATTTTCTTTTCCTGCAAGGCCCCCATGGGCCATGGTTCCGAACCCTGGGCGAAGGCGTGGCGGCGTCGGGTGCGAAGGTGGGACGCGTGGCCTTCAACGCGGGCGACGCGGCCTTCTGGCCTGCCGAGACGCTCATCCCCTTCAACGCCCCGCAGGAGGATTGGCCCGCCACGTTCCGCGCGCTGCTGTCCGAACGGGGGGTTACGGACATTGTCCTTTATGGCGACACCCGCCCCGTCCACGCCCAGGCCGTCGCCATCGCGCGTGAGGTGGGGGTGACCGTCCACGTGTTCGAGGAAGGGTATCTGCGCCCCCATTGGGTCACCTATGAACGCGGGGGATCGAACGGCCATTCCCGCCTGATGGACATGTCGATCCCGGAGATGCGCGAGGCGCTGCACGCATCGGGGATGGAAATGCCGCAGGCCCCGCCCCGCTGGGGCGACATGAAACAGCATATGTTCTGGGGCGCGGCCTATCACTGGAAGGTGTGGCGGGGGACGGGATACGACCATTTCCGCCCCCACCGCACGCTGACCGTGGCGCAGGAGTTCCGCCTTTATCTGCGCCGTCTGGCGCTGATGCCCGTCCACCACATCGAACGGCGTTTGGCCACGCGGCGGATCATGCGCGGCGGATTTCCGTTCCATCTGGTGCTGCTGCAACTGGAACATGACGCCAGTTTCCGAATGCATTCGCCCTTTTCCACCATGACCGACTTTCTTGAGGTGGTGACCGAAGGCTTTGCCACCGGCGCGCCGCGCCACCACCATCTGGTGTTCAAGGCCCATCCACTGGAGGACGGCCGCGTGCCCGTGGCCGAGGAGGTCGCGCGTCTGGCCCGGATGCACGGCATCACCGACCGCGTGCATTTCGTGCGGGGCGGCAAGCTGGCCCACCTGCTGAACGACGCCCGCAGTGCTGTCACCGTGAACTCCACCGCCGCCCAACAGGTCCTGTGGCGCGGGCTGCCGCTAGCGGCCCTTGGGCGCGCCGTCTATGACAAGCCCGACTTCGTCACGCCGCAACCCCTGGCCGACTTCTTCGCACGCCCCCAGCGGCCCGACGGTCGCGCCTATCGCGTCTATCGTCATTATCTTCTTGAAACCTCGCAGATTCCCGGCGGGTTCTATTCCCGTCGCGGACGCCACGCGTTGCTGCGGCAGGTGGTGGACATGATGCTGTCGGACTACGACCCCTATGACGCCCTGCCCGCGGGTGAGGCGGCGCCGCGACAGCCCTTGCGCAACGATTGA
- the argF gene encoding ornithine carbamoyltransferase: protein MRHFLDIHTTAAPDLRGMIDSAIAMKVARKDRPRGTPDDDQPLAGRMVALIFEKPSTRTRVSFDVGVRQLGGQTMVLSGREMQLGHGETIADTARVLSRYVDLIMIRTFEEATLQEMAEYATVPVINGLTNRTHPCQIMADVMTYEEHRGPIAGKKVVWAGDGNNVCASLIQAAVQFGFDFTFTGPSTLDPEAEWQKLARESGIGFAIERDPAKAVEGADLIVTDTWVSMHDPESAKERRHNQLRPYQVNEALMARANPDALFMHCLPAHRNDEATSGVMDGPASVIFDEAENRLHAQKAVMRWCLGV from the coding sequence GTGAGGCATTTTCTGGATATCCACACCACTGCCGCCCCCGATCTGCGGGGCATGATCGACAGCGCCATCGCGATGAAGGTGGCCCGCAAGGACCGCCCGCGCGGGACGCCGGACGACGATCAGCCTCTGGCCGGCCGGATGGTCGCCCTGATCTTCGAAAAACCGTCCACCCGCACGCGTGTGTCGTTCGACGTGGGTGTGCGGCAGTTGGGCGGGCAGACGATGGTCCTGTCGGGCCGCGAAATGCAGCTGGGCCATGGTGAGACGATTGCCGACACGGCCCGCGTCCTGTCGCGCTATGTCGATCTGATCATGATCCGCACGTTCGAAGAGGCGACGCTGCAGGAGATGGCGGAATACGCGACGGTGCCGGTGATCAACGGCCTGACCAACCGCACGCATCCCTGCCAGATCATGGCCGATGTCATGACCTATGAGGAGCATCGCGGCCCCATCGCGGGCAAGAAGGTGGTCTGGGCGGGCGACGGCAACAACGTCTGCGCCAGCCTGATCCAGGCGGCGGTGCAGTTCGGGTTCGATTTCACCTTCACCGGCCCCTCGACCCTGGATCCGGAGGCGGAGTGGCAGAAGCTTGCGCGCGAATCCGGCATCGGCTTTGCTATCGAGCGCGATCCGGCCAAGGCGGTGGAGGGCGCGGACCTGATCGTCACCGACACCTGGGTGTCGATGCACGACCCGGAATCGGCGAAGGAGCGGCGGCACAACCAGCTTCGCCCCTATCAGGTGAACGAGGCGCTGATGGCGCGGGCCAATCCCGATGCGCTGTTCATGCATTGCCTGCCCGCCCACCGCAACGACGAGGCGACAAGCGGCGTCATGGACGGCCCGGCTTCCGTCATCTTCGACGAGGCCGAGAACCGTCTGCACGCGCAGAAGGCCGTCATGCGCTGGTGCCTGGGCGTTTAA
- a CDS encoding aspartate aminotransferase family protein — protein MIPHVLPTYNRAPIAFASGQGSWLIAEDGQRYLDLGAGIAVNALGHAAPELVEVLTAQAHKLWHVSNLYRIPEQEALADALVEATFADTVFFTNSGTEAAELAVKMARRYWYDKGQPDRVGIVAFEGAFHGRSSAAIAASGAEKMVKGFGPLLPGFTQIPFEDESALDTITQDTAAVMIEPAQGEGGIRVASDAFLKALRAKCDATGALLIFDEVQCGMGRTGRLFAHEWSGVTPDIMMVAKGIGGGFPLGAVLATEAAAAPMVAGTHGSTYGGNPLGCAVGGAVMRIVSEPAFLAEVSRKAALFRQGLEGLVASHPDVFEAVRGQGLLLGLKCRAPNTDVVKAGYDQHLLTVAAADNVLRLLPALNIPDEDIAEALARLDRAATALEAAA, from the coding sequence ATGATCCCTCACGTCCTTCCGACCTATAACCGCGCCCCCATCGCCTTCGCCTCGGGCCAAGGCAGCTGGCTGATTGCGGAGGACGGGCAGCGATATCTGGACCTTGGCGCAGGCATCGCGGTGAACGCCCTTGGCCACGCCGCGCCGGAACTGGTGGAGGTTCTGACCGCGCAGGCGCACAAGCTGTGGCACGTCTCCAACCTCTATCGCATCCCCGAGCAGGAGGCGCTGGCCGACGCGCTGGTGGAGGCGACGTTTGCCGACACGGTGTTCTTCACCAATTCGGGGACCGAGGCGGCGGAACTGGCCGTCAAGATGGCGCGGCGTTACTGGTATGACAAAGGCCAGCCGGATCGGGTCGGCATCGTCGCGTTCGAAGGGGCGTTTCACGGACGGTCCTCGGCGGCCATCGCGGCCTCGGGGGCAGAGAAGATGGTGAAGGGCTTCGGGCCGCTTCTGCCGGGATTCACCCAGATCCCGTTCGAGGATGAGAGCGCGCTGGACACGATTACCCAAGACACCGCCGCCGTGATGATCGAGCCTGCCCAAGGCGAGGGCGGCATCCGCGTGGCGTCTGACGCGTTCCTGAAGGCCCTGCGCGCGAAATGCGATGCCACCGGCGCGCTGTTGATCTTTGACGAGGTGCAGTGCGGCATGGGCCGGACGGGACGCCTGTTCGCCCATGAATGGTCGGGGGTTACGCCGGACATCATGATGGTGGCCAAGGGCATCGGGGGCGGCTTCCCCCTGGGCGCGGTCTTGGCGACGGAGGCGGCGGCGGCCCCGATGGTGGCGGGCACGCACGGCTCCACCTATGGCGGGAACCCGCTGGGCTGTGCCGTGGGCGGCGCGGTGATGCGTATCGTGTCCGAACCCGCGTTTCTGGCCGAGGTGTCGCGCAAGGCCGCCCTGTTCCGTCAGGGGCTTGAGGGGCTTGTCGCCTCCCATCCCGACGTGTTCGAGGCGGTGCGGGGGCAGGGCCTGCTTTTGGGGCTGAAATGCCGTGCGCCGAACACGGATGTCGTGAAGGCAGGCTATGATCAGCATCTGCTGACGGTGGCGGCGGCGGACAACGTGCTGCGTCTTCTGCCCGCGTTGAACATTCCGGACGAGGATATTGCCGAGGCGCTGGCGCGGCTGGACCGTGCGGCCACGGCGTTGGAGGCTGCGGCGTGA
- a CDS encoding c-type cytochrome, giving the protein MKRGLLLLALAAGPAWAEGDADHGARVIRNCYACHSIEPGVDKAGPSLHGVVGRGVGSEPRYSYSAAMRALGAEGAVWDEERLRDFLLAPRQAVPGTKMLNSGLRNPDDIDDLIAFLRERASE; this is encoded by the coding sequence ATGAAACGCGGACTGCTTCTTCTGGCGCTTGCCGCCGGTCCCGCCTGGGCCGAAGGGGACGCGGATCATGGCGCGCGCGTGATCCGCAACTGTTATGCCTGTCATTCGATCGAACCGGGTGTGGACAAGGCGGGTCCGAGCCTGCACGGCGTTGTCGGCCGAGGCGTGGGGTCGGAGCCGCGCTATTCCTATTCCGCCGCCATGCGCGCCCTTGGGGCCGAGGGTGCGGTCTGGGATGAGGAGCGGCTGCGCGACTTCCTGCTGGCCCCGCGTCAGGCGGTGCCGGGCACCAAGATGCTGAACTCCGGCCTGCGCAACCCCGACGACATCGACGATCTGATCGCCTTCCTGCGTGAAAGGGCATCCGAATGA
- a CDS encoding 6,7-dimethyl-8-ribityllumazine synthase, translating to MAGSEQHHTLALPSFDAPVRLAIVVSPYYRDIADALVAGARGVAAQVGAEVEVIEMPGALEIAPAIAICERGQGFDGYVALGCVIRGETTHYDTVCNDSSRALTLLGLQGTCIGNGILTVEHRDQAVVRAEPEGQNKGGGAAAAALHLIALRRKLAAPRGQIGFRTDEHLTKGEGTLL from the coding sequence ATGGCTGGTTCCGAACAGCATCACACCCTGGCACTGCCCAGCTTCGACGCGCCGGTGCGGCTGGCGATCGTCGTGTCCCCCTATTACCGCGACATCGCGGATGCGCTGGTCGCCGGCGCGCGGGGCGTGGCCGCACAGGTCGGGGCCGAGGTCGAGGTGATCGAGATGCCCGGCGCGTTGGAAATCGCGCCCGCCATCGCGATCTGCGAACGCGGGCAGGGCTTTGACGGCTATGTCGCGCTGGGCTGCGTGATCCGGGGCGAGACGACGCATTATGATACGGTCTGCAACGATTCCAGTCGCGCGCTGACCTTGCTGGGCCTTCAGGGCACCTGCATCGGCAACGGCATTCTGACGGTGGAACATCGGGACCAGGCCGTGGTGCGGGCCGAGCCGGAGGGGCAGAACAAGGGCGGCGGCGCGGCGGCGGCGGCGCTGCACCTGATCGCGTTGCGCCGGAAGCTGGCAGCCCCGCGCGGGCAGATCGGCTTTCGCACCGACGAGCATCTGACCAAAGGCGAAGGAACGCTTCTATGA